In the genome of Polaribacter atrinae, one region contains:
- a CDS encoding DMT family transporter: MKSSKAIFYMIFSVIAFSLMNTVVKYLNDFSAYQIVFFRSIGTLFFTVPLILKAKIPILGNNKKLLFIRGLAGVISLTTFFQALNYLAIGTAVSLRYTSPIFAAILALIFLKEKIKPVQWFLFLLSFTGVLVIKGFGVDVDSIGIVLVLLSAISLGVIFVVIRKIGDTENPLVIINYFMVMAFVFGGIMSVNNWKNPNSLEWLLLLSLGVFGYVGQLYMTKALQSHETNVIAPLKYLEVVFMIAIGAFWFGEIYNLWTLLGVFLIMFGLLYNIYIKNKKS, from the coding sequence ATGAAAAGCTCAAAGGCAATTTTTTATATGATTTTTAGTGTCATTGCATTTTCACTAATGAATACAGTTGTAAAATATTTAAATGATTTTAGTGCCTATCAAATTGTGTTTTTTAGATCTATTGGTACCTTGTTTTTTACGGTGCCATTAATTTTAAAAGCGAAGATTCCTATTCTGGGTAACAATAAAAAACTGTTGTTTATTAGAGGGCTTGCAGGAGTAATTTCCTTAACAACTTTTTTTCAGGCTTTAAATTATTTAGCAATTGGTACGGCGGTTTCATTAAGATATACTTCTCCTATTTTTGCTGCTATTTTAGCACTTATTTTCTTAAAAGAAAAAATAAAGCCAGTTCAATGGTTTTTGTTTTTATTATCATTTACAGGGGTTTTGGTTATTAAAGGTTTTGGAGTAGATGTAGATTCTATTGGAATAGTATTAGTTCTTTTATCTGCAATTTCTTTAGGTGTAATTTTTGTAGTAATTCGTAAAATTGGAGATACAGAAAATCCATTAGTAATTATCAATTACTTTATGGTAATGGCTTTTGTTTTTGGAGGTATTATGTCTGTCAATAACTGGAAAAACCCTAATTCATTAGAATGGTTACTGTTATTAAGTTTAGGTGTTTTTGGTTATGTTGGTCAATTATATATGACCAAAGCATTACAATCTCACGAAACAAATGTAATTGCTCCTTTAAAATATTTAGAAGTGGTTTTTATGATTGCTATTGGTGCTTTTTGGTTTGGGGAAATCTATAATTTATGGACCTTGTTAGGTGTCTTTTTAATTATGTTTGGTTTGCTTTATAATATTTATATTAAGAATAAAAAAAGTTAA
- a CDS encoding DNA/RNA non-specific endonuclease: protein MVTFLSTSTTNQVVHHENYSLSYSEKYEQAEWVALDKTDGKIKMLAFLMRNKESKSPLYKFVVSVDEIEALTGIDFFAQLDDTIEEKLESSSSYKSWSF, encoded by the coding sequence TTGGTAACCTTTCTATCAACAAGTACAACCAACCAAGTGGTGCATCATGAGAATTATTCATTATCATACAGCGAAAAATATGAACAAGCAGAATGGGTTGCCTTAGACAAAACAGACGGTAAAATTAAAATGTTGGCTTTTTTAATGCGTAATAAAGAATCAAAATCGCCTTTATACAAATTTGTGGTTTCGGTTGATGAAATAGAAGCGTTAACTGGTATTGATTTCTTTGCGCAATTAGATGACACTATAGAAGAAAAATTAGAAAGTTCTAGCAGTTATAAAAGTTGGAGTTTTTAA